One genomic region from Croceicoccus sp. YJ47 encodes:
- a CDS encoding AAA family ATPase — protein sequence MTMAATAPQPMDYAAIHPDDAAARINGHSALRATPYRWPDPASLPRRQWLMGHWLLRGEVTAIIAPGGTGKSTIGNTIALCLVSGHPLLGKPLHRGPQAVWIFNLEDGTDELERQLSAACAYHGIGPDDCGDRLHLDSGLVQPLCTAREDRDGFTLAEDVFVQLAATIRERRIATVIVDPFVSSHAVRESSNEAIDAIAKRWKRLAQETGCAVVLVHHTRKLGGREVTAEDGRGAVALRDAARVVLPLNPMGDKEAQELGIADPALRRSLVRIDTGKANRAPPDSATWIKLESQSLDNGEGLEPSDFVGVATLWEKPDVFHGLTTWHLYTVQQRLAAGEWRESVQAKDWVGHLVANVAGLSAETDKGRIKAIIRTWKRNGALAVEHRAINGREVPFVIAGKPMDASEIGSRPHLATCGAESAEGAGADP from the coding sequence ATGACGATGGCAGCAACCGCGCCCCAGCCGATGGACTATGCCGCAATCCATCCGGACGACGCAGCGGCGCGCATCAATGGCCATTCCGCCTTGCGCGCCACGCCTTACCGCTGGCCCGACCCCGCTTCGCTGCCACGGCGGCAATGGCTCATGGGCCATTGGCTGCTTCGCGGCGAAGTGACCGCGATTATTGCACCGGGCGGCACCGGCAAGAGCACGATCGGCAACACGATTGCGCTTTGTCTCGTCAGCGGGCACCCGCTTTTGGGTAAGCCACTGCATCGCGGGCCGCAAGCGGTGTGGATCTTCAACCTTGAGGATGGCACCGACGAACTGGAACGGCAATTGTCCGCTGCCTGTGCGTATCATGGCATTGGCCCCGATGATTGCGGGGACCGGCTCCACCTCGATAGCGGACTGGTCCAGCCGCTCTGCACGGCAAGGGAGGACCGCGACGGCTTTACGCTGGCGGAGGACGTGTTTGTCCAGCTCGCAGCGACGATCCGCGAACGGCGGATTGCAACGGTGATCGTCGATCCTTTCGTTTCCAGCCATGCCGTGCGCGAAAGCTCGAACGAGGCAATCGACGCTATCGCCAAGCGGTGGAAGCGGCTGGCTCAAGAAACCGGCTGCGCGGTCGTGCTGGTGCACCATACCCGTAAGCTGGGCGGGCGGGAGGTGACGGCAGAGGATGGGCGAGGCGCGGTTGCCTTGCGCGACGCTGCCCGCGTCGTGCTCCCGCTCAATCCCATGGGCGACAAGGAAGCTCAGGAACTGGGTATTGCGGACCCGGCATTGCGCCGCTCGCTTGTGCGTATCGACACCGGCAAGGCCAATCGCGCGCCTCCCGATTCCGCCACCTGGATCAAGCTGGAGAGCCAGAGCCTCGACAATGGCGAAGGGCTCGAACCATCCGATTTTGTCGGTGTGGCCACGCTCTGGGAAAAGCCGGACGTATTCCATGGCCTGACAACATGGCACCTCTACACCGTCCAGCAACGGCTTGCGGCTGGTGAATGGCGGGAAAGCGTGCAGGCCAAGGATTGGGTTGGCCACCTTGTCGCCAACGTGGCGGGCCTGTCCGCTGAAACCGACAAGGGGCGCATCAAGGCAATTATTCGGACGTGGAAGCGCAACGGTGCGCTGGCTGTGGAGCATCGCGCGATCAATGGCCGGGAAGTGCCTTTCGTGATCGCCGGCAAACCGATGGACGCGAGCGAAATAGGTTCCCGTCCGCACCTTGCAACGTGTGGTGCGGAAAGTGCGGAAGGTGCGGGCGCGGACCCGTGA
- a CDS encoding toprim domain-containing protein yields the protein MIVDIRAIARHYGGKVCKGNALIPTPGHSVRDRGTAIKASAHAPDGCLVACYNGTRADALAVKEMLRADGFLAHSAHTHALSIQERRSIRQAELARKRERLKAEEAAAGCAVDLWANAGRADPAHPYLVAKALEPFGIRRAGRDLLVPMVDPRFRMWNVQRIRPDGIKLFGKDAPTAGLFWPHGVHLSDGRPSAGPLVIGEGFATMAAVHSATGFGVVAAMSARNLESVARAMRKLFPTRELVIAADDDRHLSENIGLGAARKAAQAVGGVVATPRPEMCPADSSADFADIPRGDVAGRIEAARLGE from the coding sequence ATGATTGTCGATATTCGCGCAATAGCGCGCCACTACGGAGGCAAGGTCTGCAAGGGCAATGCGCTAATCCCAACGCCGGGCCATTCTGTCCGCGACCGGGGGACAGCGATTAAGGCCAGCGCGCACGCTCCCGATGGTTGCCTTGTTGCTTGCTACAACGGCACTCGGGCCGATGCGCTGGCGGTCAAGGAAATGCTCCGCGCGGACGGGTTTCTTGCGCATTCCGCGCACACGCACGCGTTATCTATACAGGAACGGCGCTCGATCCGGCAGGCCGAACTAGCCCGCAAACGCGAGCGGCTGAAGGCTGAGGAAGCGGCGGCAGGGTGCGCGGTGGACCTATGGGCCAATGCCGGCCGCGCCGATCCTGCGCACCCTTACCTTGTCGCCAAGGCGCTGGAGCCGTTCGGCATCCGGCGGGCGGGCCGCGATTTGCTGGTGCCTATGGTCGATCCCCGCTTTCGAATGTGGAACGTGCAGCGCATCCGACCCGATGGTATCAAGCTGTTCGGCAAGGATGCTCCCACGGCTGGCCTGTTCTGGCCTCATGGCGTGCACCTGAGCGATGGAAGGCCATCGGCTGGCCCGCTGGTAATCGGGGAAGGCTTCGCCACAATGGCGGCTGTCCATTCGGCAACCGGCTTTGGCGTTGTCGCCGCGATGTCCGCGCGCAACCTTGAATCCGTGGCGCGGGCCATGCGCAAACTGTTCCCAACGCGCGAACTTGTCATTGCGGCGGACGATGACCGCCACCTATCGGAGAATATCGGGCTGGGAGCCGCCAGAAAGGCTGCTCAGGCCGTTGGCGGGGTTGTGGCCACCCCAAGGCCGGAAATGTGCCCAGCGGACTCCAGCGCCGATTTTGCGGACATTCCGCGCGGCGATGTTGCCGGACGCATCGAAGCGGCGCGGCTGGGGGAATGA
- a CDS encoding MarR family winged helix-turn-helix transcriptional regulator has product MADRYPDIPGAKGPDGTSQDAAEAIAPTVSHLRRLAMHLLARLGDATTLEVVAISGVTRESLQPRFSELRAMGLIEPTGTRRRNPSGKSAAVLRLTDKGRAAL; this is encoded by the coding sequence ATGGCTGATCGCTATCCCGACATTCCCGGCGCGAAAGGACCGGACGGCACAAGCCAGGACGCTGCCGAGGCTATCGCTCCGACCGTCTCGCACCTTCGCCGCCTTGCCATGCACTTGCTGGCACGGCTGGGGGACGCAACTACATTAGAGGTCGTGGCAATATCCGGCGTCACGCGGGAATCGCTCCAGCCGCGCTTTTCGGAACTGCGAGCCATGGGGCTGATTGAACCGACCGGCACGCGGCGGCGCAATCCCAGCGGCAAGAGCGCAGCCGTACTCAGACTCACTGACAAGGGGAGGGCGGCGCTATGA
- a CDS encoding helix-turn-helix domain-containing protein: protein MAMHTETNDLPKIAYSIKEACRASSLGRTTIYSHIAAGRLLARRIGGRTVIPAESLHALIAGEV from the coding sequence ATGGCTATGCACACCGAAACCAATGATCTCCCCAAGATCGCCTACTCCATTAAGGAGGCTTGCAGGGCATCCAGCCTTGGGCGCACCACAATCTACTCGCATATTGCGGCGGGGCGTTTGCTCGCACGTCGAATCGGTGGGCGCACTGTCATCCCGGCAGAGAGTTTGCACGCTCTAATTGCTGGGGAGGTTTGA
- a CDS encoding site-specific integrase → MPKKLHNALTPLTVKNAKPGRHADGGGLHLLVKPTGARSWVYRFMLNGKSRDVGLGAAGQGGMSLADARDEAAALRLKVKAGIDPLEERDREAAQALAAAQAAKVAGTTFRDVATAYIAANEESWRNPKHRQQWRNTLRTYVYPVIGDLPAAEVETAHVLKILEPIWKRKAETASRIRGRIETVLDSAKARGYRQGENPARWRGHLAQILPARTRLSRGHHKAIAYEQIPAFVRALHNREAVAALALEFTILTAARSGEVTGATWAEADLDKAIWTIPADRMKAAKEHRVPLSPRAVAILESLKPLSSKYLFPGAKGGKLSGMAMAMLMRRMKVDATVHGFRSGFRDWAAECTGYAHEVAEMALAHTIENKVERAYRRGDLFEKRRRLMDDWATYCGTIPAAGAKVTPIRKADLA, encoded by the coding sequence ATGCCAAAGAAGCTTCATAACGCGCTAACCCCTCTTACTGTGAAGAACGCCAAGCCCGGACGTCATGCCGATGGCGGTGGGCTGCACTTGCTTGTGAAGCCGACCGGCGCTCGCTCATGGGTCTATCGCTTCATGCTCAACGGCAAGTCGCGGGACGTTGGCCTTGGCGCGGCTGGGCAAGGCGGAATGTCGCTTGCCGATGCGCGCGACGAAGCGGCGGCGCTGCGACTCAAGGTTAAGGCGGGCATTGATCCGCTGGAGGAACGGGACAGGGAAGCCGCTCAGGCGCTTGCAGCTGCTCAAGCTGCCAAAGTGGCCGGGACTACGTTCAGGGACGTAGCAACCGCCTATATCGCCGCGAACGAAGAAAGCTGGCGCAATCCCAAGCATCGCCAGCAATGGCGCAACACGCTCCGCACCTACGTTTATCCGGTGATCGGAGATTTGCCGGCTGCCGAGGTCGAAACCGCGCATGTGCTCAAAATCCTTGAGCCGATCTGGAAAAGGAAAGCGGAGACTGCCAGCCGCATTCGCGGGCGGATAGAAACTGTGCTTGATAGCGCTAAGGCGCGTGGCTATCGGCAGGGAGAGAACCCAGCGCGCTGGCGCGGGCACCTTGCGCAAATCCTGCCTGCGCGCACTCGGCTATCGCGCGGCCATCACAAGGCCATTGCCTATGAGCAAATCCCCGCATTCGTCCGCGCGTTGCACAATCGGGAGGCGGTTGCGGCGCTGGCGCTGGAATTTACGATCCTCACCGCTGCCCGCTCTGGCGAAGTGACCGGCGCGACTTGGGCTGAGGCCGATTTGGACAAGGCAATCTGGACGATCCCAGCTGACCGCATGAAGGCCGCAAAAGAGCATCGGGTGCCATTGTCCCCGCGCGCTGTTGCCATACTCGAAAGCCTCAAGCCGCTGAGCAGCAAATATCTGTTCCCCGGCGCGAAGGGCGGCAAGCTGTCCGGCATGGCAATGGCGATGCTTATGCGCCGCATGAAGGTCGACGCCACCGTGCACGGCTTCCGTTCGGGCTTCCGCGATTGGGCAGCCGAATGCACCGGCTATGCCCATGAGGTTGCCGAAATGGCGCTCGCGCACACTATCGAGAACAAGGTTGAGCGGGCTTATCGCCGCGGCGATCTGTTCGAAAAGCGGCGGCGGCTCATGGACGATTGGGCCACATATTGCGGCACAATCCCGGCGGCTGGTGCCAAGGTGACGCCAATCAGGAAGGCCGACTTAGCCTAA
- a CDS encoding glycoside hydrolase family 6 protein, whose amino-acid sequence MAYLAAHMALGLGAASSAQAQPALYVNPHSTTFAAAERLDGEARRDALALGRIPTATWFSDGTPAEVERQVASLVDAAAAGNALPVLVAYNIPARDCALYSAGGAAGSDAYRAWIEGFAAGIGERAAIVVLEPDSLGAIPWHRTLDGELEHCQPGSSADSDAAATRFAQLSAAVDILAALPNVRIYLDGTGSGWLAPGEAADRLIRANVARADGYFLNVSNFESDLRLLHYARWISDCLALVTGGETDPRACPSQYHPADFADSSSWTATDAAYDALFARVGIAREPASQKHAIIDTSRNGTGSWDPPANTYSDAEIWCNPPGRGLGRRPALDTGNPYVDAYLWIKIPGESDGECYRGTGGPTDPARGIAAPRAGGWFPAQARELIRNAVPPLIRD is encoded by the coding sequence ATGGCCTACCTCGCGGCACACATGGCGCTCGGACTGGGCGCTGCGTCTTCGGCGCAGGCGCAGCCCGCTTTATACGTCAATCCTCACAGCACCACCTTCGCCGCGGCGGAACGGCTGGACGGGGAAGCGCGGCGGGATGCTCTCGCCCTCGGCCGCATTCCCACCGCGACATGGTTCTCCGATGGGACGCCCGCCGAAGTGGAACGACAGGTTGCAAGCCTCGTTGACGCAGCGGCGGCAGGGAATGCCCTGCCGGTCCTTGTCGCCTACAACATTCCCGCGCGGGATTGCGCGCTCTATTCCGCCGGGGGCGCGGCGGGCAGCGATGCCTATCGTGCCTGGATCGAAGGCTTTGCAGCCGGCATCGGCGAACGTGCGGCAATCGTCGTGCTCGAACCCGACAGCCTGGGCGCGATCCCCTGGCATCGCACGCTCGACGGCGAGTTGGAGCATTGCCAACCCGGAAGCAGCGCGGACAGCGATGCCGCCGCGACACGGTTTGCGCAATTGAGCGCGGCGGTGGATATCCTCGCCGCCTTGCCCAACGTGCGCATCTACCTCGACGGAACAGGCAGCGGATGGCTCGCCCCGGGCGAAGCCGCCGACCGCCTCATCCGCGCGAATGTCGCCCGCGCGGACGGATATTTCCTCAACGTATCGAATTTCGAAAGCGACCTCCGCCTGCTCCATTACGCGCGCTGGATCAGCGATTGCCTCGCCCTCGTGACAGGGGGAGAAACCGATCCGCGCGCATGCCCGAGCCAATATCATCCCGCCGATTTCGCCGATTCCAGCTCGTGGACCGCGACCGATGCGGCTTATGACGCGCTGTTCGCGCGCGTCGGAATCGCGCGGGAACCGGCATCGCAGAAACACGCAATCATAGATACCAGCCGCAACGGAACGGGATCGTGGGATCCGCCGGCAAACACATATTCCGACGCGGAAATCTGGTGCAATCCGCCGGGGCGCGGGCTTGGCCGACGGCCTGCGCTCGATACCGGCAATCCCTATGTCGATGCGTATCTGTGGATCAAGATTCCCGGAGAATCCGACGGTGAATGCTATCGCGGAACCGGTGGGCCGACCGACCCCGCGCGCGGGATCGCGGCGCCGCGCGCGGGTGGCTGGTTCCCGGCGCAGGCGCGCGAGCTGATCCGGAATGCGGTCCCGCCGTTGATCCGGGATTAG
- a CDS encoding LacI family DNA-binding transcriptional regulator, with amino-acid sequence MPAGRVGEGSGGALFSGDCAIPKRSTIVDVAELAGVSIKTVSRALNDAPHVSTDARERVRAAAAKLDYHPNIAAQSLIARRSYLIGLTYERPSPSYVVELQNGALARLEDSRFRLVVLPFRDVANRPTELGRLLVRAGLDGVVLAPPACDQDDLLEMLDRQKVPYARITPHREMARGIVATIDEVAAGHAIAAHLLSLGHRRIGIIMGDPSHAACAARMEGYRRAFAEAGAEIDDHLIVTGDFTYDVGYAVAADLLRRAPQPTAILAQNDDMAVAAMAAVRDRGMAVPADVSVAGFDDSEVSRTAWPQLTTVRQPVSELAWDATDRLIAALETERDGSSKDAASPAPRGDHAHELFVRGSTAPPR; translated from the coding sequence ATACCCGCCGGCAGGGTCGGCGAGGGGTCCGGCGGCGCGCTTTTTTCCGGAGACTGTGCTATTCCCAAACGATCCACGATCGTCGACGTCGCCGAACTCGCCGGGGTGTCGATCAAGACGGTCTCGCGCGCCCTGAACGACGCCCCGCATGTCAGCACCGATGCCCGCGAACGTGTGCGCGCCGCGGCGGCGAAACTCGATTATCACCCGAACATCGCGGCACAGAGCCTGATCGCGCGGCGCAGTTACCTGATCGGGCTGACCTACGAACGGCCGAGCCCGAGCTATGTCGTCGAACTGCAGAACGGTGCGCTCGCCCGCCTCGAAGATTCGCGCTTCCGGCTGGTGGTGCTGCCGTTTCGCGACGTGGCCAACCGGCCGACCGAACTGGGGCGCCTGCTCGTACGGGCCGGTCTCGACGGCGTGGTGCTCGCACCTCCTGCCTGCGATCAGGACGATCTGCTCGAAATGCTCGACCGGCAGAAGGTACCCTATGCGCGGATCACGCCCCATCGGGAGATGGCGCGCGGGATCGTGGCGACGATCGACGAGGTCGCCGCCGGTCACGCGATCGCCGCACATCTGCTGTCTCTTGGGCATCGCCGCATCGGGATCATCATGGGCGACCCCTCGCATGCCGCGTGCGCGGCGCGGATGGAGGGGTATCGCCGGGCCTTCGCGGAGGCCGGGGCGGAGATCGACGATCATCTGATCGTGACCGGCGATTTCACCTATGACGTGGGCTATGCCGTTGCGGCGGATCTGCTCCGCCGGGCACCGCAGCCGACCGCGATTCTGGCGCAGAACGATGACATGGCGGTGGCGGCCATGGCCGCAGTGCGCGACCGCGGCATGGCTGTGCCGGCGGATGTCTCGGTTGCCGGGTTCGACGATTCCGAAGTGTCGCGTACGGCGTGGCCGCAATTGACCACCGTGCGTCAGCCGGTCAGCGAACTGGCATGGGACGCGACCGACCGGCTCATTGCCGCGCTCGAGACAGAGCGCGACGGTAGCAGCAAGGACGCCGCGTCACCGGCTCCGCGCGGCGATCATGCCCACGAATTGTTCGTGCGGGGTTCGACCGCACCACCGCGCTAA
- a CDS encoding exo 1,3/1,4-beta-D-glucan glucohydrolase: MAGTMAGALGAALAAAPLAAQPDPSAVADPSVWLALSAPIARDAAMEQRIEALIAAMSLEQKVGQIIQADIGSVTPEDVSRYHLGSILNGGNSTPGGAYNAPAPQWLKAADAFYAASMKRDGKLPRIPIIWGSDAVHGHNNIVGATLFPHNIGLGAARDPELLRRIGEITAVEMRVTGLDWTFAPTLAVVRDDRWGRTYEGFGETPEIATAYAAPLIEGLQGKIGDEDWLRGPHIIATAKHFLGDGGTTGGKDQGDTRITETGLRDLFSAPYLPAIEAGVQSVMVSFSGWNGAKMHGNRSLLTGVVKDRWNFDGFLVGDWNGHGQVVSCTATDCAQSVIAGLDMYMAPDSWKALYTSTLADARDGTLPMDRLDDAVRRILRVKLRAGLFEAGKPSSRPYAGEFERLGSADHRAVAREAVRKSLVLLKNAGGVLPLDSGANVLVTGDGADNLTKQTGGWTLTWQGTGTKRSDFPHAQSIWEGIADAATSAGGTATLSPDGSYATRPDVAIVVFGEEPYAEFQGDRPDVGYDDEANLSLLRSLRAKGIPTVSVFLSGRAMWANPFINASDAFVAAWLPGSEGGGIADVLFGKTEFTGKLPYSWPKSSDQTALNIGDADYDPLFPYGFGLTTVDDGALAMLPEDRASAAPVDDSVLFDAGRAGAGRRLLIGTPGALATNPGPDLITLERADRNAQEDSVRLRFTGKGRAAAAIVQNSPADLTRQTNGDLALELQFRVNSAPTEDVTLMMTCGEGCAGGFPLGAVLTKAAQGGAWTRLALPLSCFEKAGVDMGRIDAPLMLVTEGRLDLTLSSARIVSPSGNQVSCQ; this comes from the coding sequence ATGGCGGGAACGATGGCGGGCGCGCTTGGCGCGGCGCTGGCGGCCGCTCCGCTCGCGGCGCAACCGGATCCGTCGGCGGTCGCCGATCCCTCTGTCTGGCTAGCTCTGTCGGCGCCCATCGCGCGCGATGCGGCGATGGAGCAGCGGATCGAGGCCCTGATCGCCGCGATGTCGCTGGAGCAGAAGGTCGGGCAGATCATTCAGGCCGACATCGGAAGCGTCACCCCCGAGGACGTCAGCCGGTATCACCTCGGCTCGATCCTCAACGGCGGCAATTCGACGCCGGGCGGTGCCTATAATGCGCCCGCCCCGCAATGGCTGAAGGCGGCCGATGCGTTTTACGCCGCCTCGATGAAGCGCGATGGCAAGCTGCCGCGCATTCCGATCATCTGGGGCAGCGACGCGGTGCACGGCCACAACAATATCGTCGGCGCCACCTTGTTTCCGCACAATATCGGCCTCGGCGCCGCGCGTGACCCCGAACTGTTGCGCCGCATCGGCGAGATTACCGCAGTCGAGATGCGCGTGACCGGCCTCGACTGGACATTCGCCCCAACGCTCGCCGTGGTGCGGGACGATCGCTGGGGCCGGACCTACGAAGGGTTTGGCGAGACGCCGGAGATCGCCACCGCCTATGCCGCCCCGCTGATCGAGGGGTTGCAGGGAAAGATTGGCGACGAAGACTGGCTGCGCGGCCCGCATATCATCGCCACGGCCAAGCATTTCCTGGGCGACGGCGGCACCACCGGCGGCAAGGACCAGGGCGACACCCGGATTACGGAGACCGGCCTGCGCGATTTGTTCAGCGCGCCGTACCTTCCCGCGATCGAGGCCGGCGTGCAGTCGGTCATGGTCAGCTTTTCAGGCTGGAACGGGGCGAAAATGCACGGCAACCGGTCCTTGCTGACCGGCGTGGTCAAGGATCGCTGGAACTTCGACGGGTTTCTCGTCGGCGACTGGAACGGCCATGGGCAGGTGGTAAGCTGCACCGCAACCGATTGCGCGCAGTCGGTCATCGCGGGCCTCGACATGTACATGGCGCCCGACAGCTGGAAGGCGCTCTACACCTCCACACTGGCGGACGCGCGCGACGGTACGCTGCCGATGGACCGGCTCGACGACGCGGTGCGGCGCATCCTTCGCGTCAAACTGCGCGCCGGGCTTTTCGAGGCGGGCAAGCCGTCCTCGCGCCCCTATGCTGGCGAGTTCGAACGCCTGGGCAGCGCCGACCACCGGGCGGTGGCGCGCGAGGCGGTGCGAAAATCGCTGGTCCTGCTCAAGAATGCGGGCGGCGTGCTCCCCCTCGACAGCGGGGCGAACGTGCTGGTCACTGGCGACGGCGCCGACAATCTCACCAAGCAGACCGGCGGCTGGACGCTGACTTGGCAGGGAACGGGCACCAAGCGATCCGACTTTCCCCATGCGCAGTCGATATGGGAAGGGATCGCGGACGCCGCCACCAGCGCAGGCGGAACCGCGACGCTTTCGCCCGATGGCTCCTATGCGACGAGGCCGGACGTCGCGATCGTCGTGTTCGGGGAAGAGCCCTACGCAGAGTTTCAGGGCGACCGGCCCGACGTCGGCTATGACGATGAGGCCAACCTTTCCCTGCTCCGCTCGCTTCGCGCGAAGGGGATTCCGACCGTATCGGTGTTTCTGTCGGGCCGCGCGATGTGGGCCAATCCCTTCATCAACGCATCGGACGCCTTCGTTGCCGCGTGGCTTCCGGGTTCCGAGGGTGGCGGTATCGCCGATGTCCTGTTCGGCAAAACCGAATTTACGGGCAAGCTGCCGTATAGCTGGCCGAAATCCAGCGATCAGACCGCCTTGAACATCGGCGATGCGGATTACGATCCGTTGTTTCCCTATGGCTTCGGGCTGACCACGGTGGACGACGGCGCGCTTGCGATGCTGCCCGAGGACCGCGCCTCCGCCGCGCCGGTCGACGATAGCGTGCTCTTTGACGCCGGGCGTGCCGGTGCGGGACGGCGATTGCTGATCGGGACGCCGGGCGCGCTCGCGACGAACCCCGGCCCCGACCTCATCACGCTCGAGCGGGCCGACCGCAATGCGCAGGAGGATTCGGTGCGCCTGCGCTTCACCGGCAAGGGCCGCGCCGCAGCCGCCATCGTACAGAACAGCCCGGCGGACCTTACGCGGCAGACCAACGGCGATCTCGCGCTGGAACTGCAATTCAGGGTCAATTCCGCGCCGACCGAGGACGTGACGCTGATGATGACCTGCGGCGAGGGATGCGCTGGCGGCTTTCCGCTCGGCGCGGTGCTGACCAAGGCGGCGCAGGGCGGGGCCTGGACGCGGCTCGCGCTTCCTTTGAGCTGTTTCGAAAAAGCCGGCGTCGACATGGGGCGCATCGATGCGCCGCTGATGCTGGTCACCGAAGGGCGGCTCGATCTTACACTCTCGTCGGCGCGGATCGTGTCGCCGTCGGGCAACCAAGTTTCATGTCAATAA